The window CGTCAAAAGCTATTCAGCTTGGGCAGGGACAGCAGGAAACTATCACTATCCGTCTTGTCGGGACAAAGACCGAGAAAGTTATGCTCTACCTCGGAGACTACATAATCGACAGACGGGGCACGGTAGGCTTCGAAGCACCTGAGGAGGGTGACAGAAACTCCGCTAAAGAGTGGATCTCACCCCTCACAACAGCAGAGGAAGTCACCTATTACGACACAATTGAACAAAAGATGGTCACCCGGAGAGCACCCGTTGTTAATCTTAACGAAGGCGAGGTAAAAGAAGTTTCTTTCCGCCTGTCTCCCCCCATTGACGCGAAGGGCGAGTATTACGCAACCCTCCATTTCCGTGATATTACGCCTCTGGAAGCAGATAACAGTGACAGGCCTCAGGTTGCAGTATATTTTGCCATAGCGGCACGGCTGAGCATTCATATAACAGGCAGTTTCATTCCTGTGAAAAACGGCAGTGCCTTCGACGGTGAAGTATATCAGGGAGAGGGCAGTACAAGACTGTTTTCGGCATTCAGAAACTCAGGGAATGTGCATCTGAATGTAAAAGGAAAAACATTCATCAGAAGGAAAAGCGACAGCCGGATATTTGCCGAGATAGAGCTGACTCCGGCCGGCTCGCAGCCCGACGGCAGTGCGTTCATCCTCCCAGGAAGCCTCCGGGATTTCGAAGGCTTCCTGAGCCGGCCGCTGCCGGCCGGAGACTACATTGCCGAGACAATCTACGACTACGGTTCGTACATTATGCCGAAGCAGGCAGTGGAGTTCACTGTTAAGGAGAATGCAGACAGAGGAGATTTTCAGGCTTACAGCTTTGAGCCGAAAAATATCAATATATCAGCTCAACCGGGAAGAACTGAAATTCAGAAGCTAACGATCTACAATATGAGCGCTGAGTCGATCACACTTAAAATACTTAACGAGGAAAATTGGATAACTGTGCTCAACCCTGATATTTCCATTCCCGAGGGAAGTTTTCGGAACATTGGAATAATGTCGACATTGCCGGAAACGATTGAACCCGGCAGCAGCGTTCATCCACTGCTTATAAGAGAACTCCCGGACGGACTGAGCTCAGAAGTTCCTGTTGCTGTCGGCAGGGATTGAGGAGGATGACATGAAAACAAAAAACGGTAAATTGTTGATACTGATTCTGTCTCTCGCGGCGCTGATTTTCAGCGGCTGTGCCACTCAAATGCAGAGCACCATCGAGGTGCCGGAGCTCGTAATCTCCGGGCGCCTGCCCGGCAGCCCGGATCCGCTGCTTAAAGAAATTAGTGACAGGATGATGGAGTCAGAAGAGCCCGGTCCGCTTGTCAGCGGCAGTTATTTTGACACCGATATAAGAGCTATACTGATGGAACTGTCGGCGAAAACCGGGATAAAACTTATTCCCGATCAAAGCGTGCAGGGAATGTTGACTCTGTCATTTGCCGAGATGAGGCTTGAAGAGGTTCTTGACATGATCCTCTATTCAGGCGGATGGGCCTATAAGGAAGAAAACGGATACTATCTGATAGGAAGTGCTGATCCGAACAATCCCGCATCAGCAAGACTGATGGTTACCGAGAGCATTATCACAAACAGCGCCGCTGGTGATGTCAGAAAGGGGCTTCCGGCGATGTATCAGCCCTTTGTTTCCATCCCGGATTCAGCTGGACACCGCATTACAATCAATGCCCCGGAGACAATCCTGTGGAAGATAAAGCAGGCAGTAAGCGCGGTGGATGTAGCAAAGAAGCTTATAGCGGTCAATGTTGTTGTTGCGGAGGTTACCATCACCGAAGGAATGGCCGTCGGCCTTGACTGGGGAGAGCCTATTCTTTCTATAGATTCAGCAGCCGGCATTGAAGCGCAGACGGGCGCGCGCGCCCTGATGACAGGCTTTATCGGAGCAGATCTCTCCATCGCCCTTCTGGCAATGGGGAAATCAGGCAGTGTTGATATCCGCGCAAATCCGAAGATCGTAGTGCTTGACGGAGAGTCGGCAGTTGTAGAAATTGTCACAAACCAATATATGCCGATTATCGACAGCAGCGACAACCTCTCATCGACTGATGTAAAGGTAATCAGTTCAGGTATCAGCCTAACGGTTCTGCCGCGGATTACCAGAGACGGCGAAATACTGCTTCAGGTAGAGCCGATTGTAAGTGATCAGAGCGGTATCGCCGGTATCAACGGGCTGCCTGTTATTAACACCAGGCGCACAAGTACCATAGTAAAACTTAGATCAAAGGAAACCTTCATGCTTGGTGGTCTTATCGAGGAACGCCGGCAGACGAGCGTGCGTAATGGGAGCTACAGTAAGGACAACATCAGAAAGGAACTGATAATATTCCTGACTCCGGAAATTCTGTGAAGCAGTTACAAAAAATATTTCTTAATCTTCCGATAGAGGGTCGCTTCTCCGATATCGAGGAGCTCGGCCGCAGCCTTTCGGTTCCCTCCGCATTTTTCAAGAGCATTCATGATGAATATTCCATGATCTAGATGTTTAAATAAATCAATACATTAAAGCTGTCATTTTGATAATAATTTTACCAGTTATCATATTATAAATGGTATCAATTCCCGCAATTTGGGTTGGCATGATTATTGCATGTATATAGATGATAACACAAGGAGGATGATATGAACAACAAAAAATCAAGTATTCTTTTATTTTTGGTAATCTCTTTTTCCTTGTTGGTTATCGGCTGTTCCGGTGTACTCTTTGATAACCCCTCGGATTCCGTTGATACTTCAACAGCAGATACCCTGTCAGGTGACTGTGCAATTACCGCATTTACCATAAACGGGATAAATGGTGCAATTGATGTAACGGATATCAGTCTGACTCTTCCTTATGGCACAGATTTAACGGATCTTGTTGCATCCTTTGTGACTAGCGGACAAAACGTTACAGTCTCTGAAGTAGAACAGATAAGCGGCCAGACGGCCAATAACTTCAGCATTCCTGTAGAATACACCGTTTATGCGGAAAACGGCGATACGGAAATTTATACAGTTACAGCTTGTTCTGAACCTGAACCTGAACCTGAACCTGAACCTTATCATCCAAATACAGTATCCTTCTGGAAATTTGATGAGAATAGAGGTGTAACCGCGTATGATTCAATCGGTAGTAATGATGGAGTAATTCACGGAGCGAGCTGGGCGAGTGGGCATAATGGAAGTGCATTAAGTTTTGATGGTGTGGATGATTATGTACAGACCACTAGCGGTAATGGAATTGATGTTCATGGTCAAGCATTAACCTTGGAAGCATGGGTTAAGTGGACTGTTGATCCAAGTACTCAAGCGAGCTGGGCAAATATTCTTTTTAAAAAAGCCGATTCTACTTGGGGTCCCCATTATCAATTACAACATAATTCTGGAAATCGATTTTTTGAATTTGTAGTGTCTACCGAAAATAAAGTTAAT is drawn from Oceanispirochaeta sp. M1 and contains these coding sequences:
- a CDS encoding helix-turn-helix domain-containing protein, whose product is MNALEKCGGNRKAAAELLDIGEATLYRKIKKYFL
- a CDS encoding type II secretion system protein GspD, translated to MPELVISGRLPGSPDPLLKEISDRMMESEEPGPLVSGSYFDTDIRAILMELSAKTGIKLIPDQSVQGMLTLSFAEMRLEEVLDMILYSGGWAYKEENGYYLIGSADPNNPASARLMVTESIITNSAAGDVRKGLPAMYQPFVSIPDSAGHRITINAPETILWKIKQAVSAVDVAKKLIAVNVVVAEVTITEGMAVGLDWGEPILSIDSAAGIEAQTGARALMTGFIGADLSIALLAMGKSGSVDIRANPKIVVLDGESAVVEIVTNQYMPIIDSSDNLSSTDVKVISSGISLTVLPRITRDGEILLQVEPIVSDQSGIAGINGLPVINTRRTSTIVKLRSKETFMLGGLIEERRQTSVRNGSYSKDNIRKELIIFLTPEIL